A genomic region of Mycolicibacterium poriferae contains the following coding sequences:
- a CDS encoding heat shock protein transcriptional repressor HspR, translating to MSASRQDPAEQARTFLISVAAELAGMHAQTLRTYDRLGLVTPQRTSGGGRRYSQRDVDLLREVQRLSQDEGVNLAGIKRIIELTNHVEALQARVRELTEEVERLRSQPRPKSTALVVWQPRNQR from the coding sequence ATGAGTGCCAGTCGGCAGGATCCGGCCGAACAGGCTCGGACCTTCCTGATCTCGGTGGCCGCCGAGCTGGCCGGTATGCATGCGCAGACGTTGCGAACATACGACCGGCTCGGCCTGGTCACCCCTCAGCGCACTTCCGGTGGGGGACGACGCTATTCGCAGCGTGACGTCGACCTGTTGCGCGAAGTCCAGCGGCTGTCCCAGGACGAGGGCGTCAACCTGGCCGGGATCAAGCGGATCATCGAGCTGACCAACCATGTCGAGGCGCTGCAGGCCCGGGTCCGGGAGCTGACCGAGGAGGTCGAACGGCTGCGCTCGCAGCCGCGGCCCAAGAGCACCGCGCTGGTCGTGTGGCAGCCCCGCAACCAGCGCTAG
- a CDS encoding aldose 1-epimerase translates to MAEFETVTLRDPSSALTATYVPEAGMIATSLSDAGAELLGQRRGLQAYVSNHKTMGIPILYPWANRLSSNGYGVDGAVVTLTPGTGGVRTDEHGVPIHGTLAAYPGWHVTTELESQLTAELDFAARPGLLASFPFPHLLTLDVTLMQRTLTVKTTVTATTGSRVPMCFGFHPYLTLPGVPRAQWQIETPTMRHRPVNPWGIPTGAAIAHPATAEMLGDKVIDDGFDEVVDGSVFAVSGGDRRIEVHFDAGYTAAQVFAPATDEVVCFEPMAAPTDALRRGGYREVQPGESVTAQFRIVVS, encoded by the coding sequence ATGGCCGAGTTCGAAACCGTCACCCTGCGCGACCCGTCATCGGCGCTGACCGCCACCTACGTCCCCGAAGCCGGCATGATCGCCACGTCGTTGTCCGACGCCGGCGCGGAACTGCTGGGTCAGCGTCGGGGCCTGCAGGCCTATGTCTCGAACCACAAGACCATGGGCATCCCGATCCTCTACCCGTGGGCGAACCGACTCAGCAGCAACGGCTACGGCGTCGACGGCGCCGTGGTGACGCTGACGCCGGGCACCGGCGGGGTGCGCACCGACGAGCACGGCGTCCCGATCCACGGCACGCTGGCCGCCTACCCGGGCTGGCACGTCACGACCGAGCTGGAATCTCAGCTGACCGCCGAACTGGACTTCGCCGCGCGGCCGGGTCTGCTGGCGTCGTTCCCGTTTCCGCATCTACTGACGCTCGACGTGACGCTGATGCAGCGCACACTGACAGTGAAGACCACCGTCACGGCGACGACGGGGTCGCGGGTTCCGATGTGCTTCGGTTTCCATCCCTATCTCACGCTCCCCGGCGTGCCACGGGCACAGTGGCAGATCGAGACCCCGACGATGCGGCACCGTCCCGTCAATCCGTGGGGCATCCCGACCGGGGCCGCGATAGCCCATCCGGCCACCGCGGAGATGTTGGGAGACAAGGTCATCGACGACGGGTTCGACGAGGTCGTCGACGGCTCGGTGTTCGCGGTCTCGGGCGGGGATCGCCGCATCGAGGTCCACTTCGACGCCGGCTACACCGCCGCGCAGGTCTTCGCCCCGGCCACCGACGAGGTGGTGTGCTTCGAGCCGATGGCGGCTCCCACCGATGCATTGCGGCGCGGCGGCTACCGCGAGGTCCAGCCGGGTGAGTCGGTCACCGCCCAGTTCCGGATCGTGGTCAGCTGA